One window of Pyxicephalus adspersus chromosome 4, UCB_Pads_2.0, whole genome shotgun sequence genomic DNA carries:
- the AMD1 gene encoding S-adenosylmethionine decarboxylase proenzyme gives MEENGAHFFEGTEKLLEVWFGQQDESKGSGDLRDIPRFEWDKLLENVHCLIISVTKTDKQEAYVLSESSMFVSKRRFILKTCGTTLLLQALVPLLELAREYCGFDSIQNFFYSRKNFMKPDHQEYPHRNFQEEVEFLNEIFPNGAAYCMGRMNSDCWYLYTLDVPEGFVINQPDQTLEILMSELDPEIMDQFYMKDGVTANDVTRMSGIRDLIPGSVIDATMFSPCGYSMNGMKSDGTYWTIHITPEPEFSYVSFETNVSLTSYDDLISKVVDVFKPRKFVTTLFVNQSSKCRTTFTCAQKIDGFKRLDRQFAQFNDYNFVFTSFAKDQPQQS, from the exons ATGGAGGAGAACGGCGCGCACTTCTTTGAGGGTACCGAGAAGCTGCTAGAAGTCTGGTTCGGGCAGCAGGACGAGAGCAAGGGATCCGGAGACCTTCGAGACATCCCAAG gTTTGAGTGGGACAAACTTTTGGAGAATGTTCATTGTCTGATCATAAGTGTGACAAAAACTGACAAGCAGGAAGCTTATGTACTCAG tgAGAGTAGCATGTTTGTCTCCAAGAGACGTTTCATTTTGAAGACATGTGGTACCACCCTCTTACTGCAAGCACTGGTTCCCCTGTTAGAGCTCGCTAGGGAGTACTGTGGGTTTGATtccattcag aactttttttattcacGTAAGAATTTTATGAAACCAGACCACCAGGAATACCCACACAGAAATTTCCAGGAAGAAGTTGAATTCTTAAATGAAATCTTTCCAA ATGGAGCAGCTTATTGCATGGGACGTATGAATTCTGATTGCTG GTACTTGTATACTCTGGATGTCCCAGAGGGATTTGTCATCAATCAGCCAGACCAAACACTGGAAATTTTGATGAGTGAGCTTGACCCAGAAATAATGGACCAGTTCTACATGAAAGATGGTGTTACTGCAAATGATGTCACTCGT atgagTGGAATTCGTGACCTGATACCAGGTTCTGTCATTGATGCTACAATGTTTAGCCCTTGTGGTTACTCAATGAATGGGATGAAATCAGAT GGAACTTACTGGACTATTCACATCACTCCAGAGCCAGAATTTTCCTATGTTAGCTTTGAAACTAACGTGTCGCTAACAAGCTATGATGATTTGATTAGTAAAGTTGTGGATGTGTTCAAGCCAAGGAAATTTGTCACCACCCTATTTGTTAATCAG AGCTCTAAATGTCGTACTACATTCACTTGTGCTCAGAAGATTGATGGCTTCAAGCGTCTTGATCGCCAATTTGCTCAATTCAATGATTACAATTTCGTGTTTACCAGTTTTGCAAAGGACCAGCCACAGCAGAGTTga